AAAACAGCAAATAACTATGAGTTCAAAATCGGAAGAGAAGCTGCCGGCCCACTTGGTGATATTCCCATTTCCGGCGCAGGGGCACATGAACAGCATGCTCAATCTTGCTCATCTCCTCTGTTTAACTGAATTCCACGTCACCTTCATCGTGTCGGAGTTCACCCACCGCCTCCTCCTCAAGAACACCTCCGTCCCCGTCACCTTCGCTGCCTATCCCGGCTTTCAGTTCCGGATTATCCCCGACGGCCTCCCCGACGATCACCCCCGCTTCGGTGACAAAATCGCCGATATCATCCCCGCAGTTACAAACACCATGGTTCCACTTTTCAAGAAAATAATGGCCGACGAAGACCTCCTCGCTTCCCCCAACCGCAGGCCGGCCACGTGCTTCATCGCCGACGGCTTTTTCAGCTTCGCGGCTGACTTTGCGGAAGAGATCTGCCTTCCCATGGTCTATTTCCGAACTCCCAGCGCCGCCTACCTTTGGGCGTATTTTCACGTCGATGATCTCATTCAAGCTCAAGAAATTCCTATTAAAGGTAATCTAATTACTACCTCAGTCCGCTTGGCGCTATTAGAAATCTCGATTTGCCATTTTGATCCGTTCGCCtgtatactccatctgtccgtgaataggagtttCATTTTAGATCGGTGCAGATTttcataaatatatagaaaaatagGTAGATCTCGAGACTAAATAGGAAAAAGCGCCTATTTTGTCAATCATGAAAATAGAATGTACTTACTCCCTGTGTCCGtgattaggagtctcatttttccattttgattcTTCTGCCAATTGGAGTTTtaattcacttttactatttagTAGGTCTGATATTCTACTATACAAAGATATtgatattctattataaaactgatatataaaagtgagagtCACATTAATTAACTTTTTCTAGTGACGACGACCAATTGAGACATCTGGTTTATGGAGATCTCTCCATGCACAGGAGATGAGCTTAAGTAAATTGTGCATGAGTTCTCTTATTTGGTCCGCAACATGGTCATGACTTTTCATAAAATGTGCAACTTTGGTTGCCATGAGCTTAATTGGAAGATGTGAAGTTTATACATCTAATGAGCTTAAGTATTTGGTGTAACATATCATTGTTCATAAAATTATGAGTTTTCCTATTTTCACCGTCACATGATCACTTTTTGTGATATTCAAAACTGTAGTTTGAAAATTTTGGTATGAGTTTGGGTGGTGCTAGGTTTATAGATCAAATGAGATCTTGTATGATTTTGTATGTAACACGGTCACTTTCAGTAACATTCGAAACTTTGGATATGAATTCTCCTCTTTGGTCtgtaaaataatatcaaaactTTGGTACTTTGATTATGCAGAGAAATCGATGGATGAATTAGTGAAAGGCATACCAGGAATGGAAGGATTCCTCCGCAGCCGAGACCTACCGGGTTTCTTCCGCACCGATGATGTAAATGACCATCTCCTCCAGAGCTTAGCAGCGGCGACGAGGCAAGTCGTACGAGCACAGGCGGTCATATTCAACACTTTCGAAGATCTCGAGGGGCCGATTTTATCAATCATGCTCGAAAAATTGCCAAGAA
This sequence is a window from Salvia splendens isolate huo1 chromosome 14, SspV2, whole genome shotgun sequence. Protein-coding genes within it:
- the LOC121764222 gene encoding 7-deoxyloganetic acid glucosyl transferase-like; translated protein: MSSKSEEKLPAHLVIFPFPAQGHMNSMLNLAHLLCLTEFHVTFIVSEFTHRLLLKNTSVPVTFAAYPGFQFRIIPDGLPDDHPRFGDKIADIIPAVTNTMVPLFKKIMADEDLLASPNRRPATCFIADGFFSFAADFAEEICLPMVYFRTPSAAYLWAYFHVDDLIQAQEIPIKEKSMDELVKGIPGMEGFLRSRDLPGFFRTDDVNDHLLQSLAAATRQVVRAQAVIFNTFEDLEGPILSIMLEKLPRIYNIGPIHEHQKSRLKEKKSEASIVAGNFWEEDRSCIDWLNGQPPRSVIYVSFGSLTVVTREQLIEFWHGLVNSSHRFLWVIRPDSITGGGQILTELMEGTKEKGYLVKWAPQEEVLNHTAVGAFLTHSGWNSTLESIVAGVPMICWPYFGDQTINSRFVSEVWKIGLDIKDTCDRLIIEKAVREVMEVRKDEFLERADGMAKMAKKAVERGGSSYSSLDALIDYIKSLIIT